The proteins below are encoded in one region of Desulfovibrio sp. JC022:
- a CDS encoding glycine betaine ABC transporter substrate-binding protein produces the protein MKKVLTLILAALLVAAFAVPSFAGDKKKVKLAYVEWDCATATTNVLKAVIEERLGYECEIIPVAAAAMWQAVGTGDVDGLATAWLPVTHADYLKRVQNKVVDLGPVVSGAKIGWAVPSYVTVDSIADLNKYADKFNDRIIGIDPGAGLMRLSEDAIEKYGLDKFELMEGSGATMTAALADAVKNNEWIVVTAWSPHWMFGRWDLKYLKDPKKVLGESETINTIVRKGLDKDMPEVYSFLDKFEWKDANQLQMVMAWNQEKGTDPYDNAKRFIKENKAQVDSWLK, from the coding sequence ATGAAAAAGGTGCTTACTTTAATTCTTGCGGCCCTGCTTGTTGCGGCTTTTGCCGTACCCTCTTTTGCAGGTGACAAAAAGAAAGTAAAACTGGCTTACGTAGAATGGGATTGCGCTACAGCAACCACCAACGTGCTTAAAGCTGTTATTGAAGAACGGTTGGGCTACGAATGCGAAATCATCCCCGTTGCCGCAGCAGCTATGTGGCAGGCAGTCGGAACCGGAGATGTGGACGGACTGGCTACAGCATGGCTGCCCGTTACCCACGCAGATTACCTGAAACGTGTTCAGAACAAAGTCGTGGACCTCGGCCCGGTTGTTTCCGGTGCTAAAATCGGCTGGGCTGTTCCTTCTTACGTAACAGTGGACTCCATTGCCGACCTCAACAAATACGCTGACAAATTTAACGACAGAATCATCGGCATCGACCCCGGTGCAGGCCTGATGCGTCTTTCCGAAGATGCTATTGAAAAATACGGTCTCGACAAATTCGAACTCATGGAAGGCTCCGGCGCAACCATGACTGCCGCCCTTGCCGACGCTGTTAAGAACAACGAATGGATTGTGGTTACCGCATGGTCCCCTCATTGGATGTTCGGCCGCTGGGACCTCAAATACCTCAAAGATCCCAAGAAAGTGCTCGGTGAATCCGAAACCATTAACACCATCGTCCGCAAAGGCCTCGATAAAGACATGCCTGAAGTATACTCTTTCCTCGACAAGTTCGAATGGAAAGACGCAAACCAGCTTCAGATGGTAATGGCTTGGAATCAGGAAAAGGGCACTGATCCTTATGACAACGCCAAGCGTTTCATTAAGGAAAACAAAGCGCAGGTTGATTCCTGGCTGAAATAA
- a CDS encoding sigma-54 dependent transcriptional regulator, which produces MNAIGKNVLIVDDEPSLRMLIRAVLESDGWNVHEAQSGEQALEMLPGLTLNAALIDMRMEGMDGMALLGELNSVMPGLPVIMLTAYGNVNSAVVAMKHGAFDYLTKPADNEELKAVMTKALDYSRLVDENEKLKSAAGATEEMIGNSQGMLHVKDLIEQAGPSEATILVLGESGTGKELVAEGLHRASLRADKPLIKVNCAALPGDLLESELFGYMKGAFTGANTNKPGRFQLASGGTLFLDEIGEMDPVLQAKILRALQEKVVEPLGSVSPVETDVRIIAATNRDLKEEVAKGNFREDLYYRLSVLEIRIPPLRDRVGDLPSLVAYLLEKLGRKNNKKVRSVSPSFLDVLDRYDWPGNVRELENVLERAIILSRSEVLGPELLPPQVQNPVPRQADPPAQPQQQAPQTAPATPPGATTLDDAERQALITALEANQHHRERTADALGISRRTLQYKLKKYGLTRR; this is translated from the coding sequence ATGAATGCCATAGGAAAAAACGTACTCATAGTTGATGATGAACCGTCACTGCGCATGCTCATCCGGGCTGTGCTGGAAAGTGACGGCTGGAATGTGCATGAAGCCCAGTCCGGTGAGCAGGCCCTTGAAATGCTGCCCGGACTGACCTTGAACGCGGCCCTGATCGACATGCGCATGGAAGGCATGGACGGTATGGCCCTGCTGGGAGAATTAAACAGCGTCATGCCCGGACTTCCGGTGATCATGCTTACCGCATACGGCAATGTGAACTCCGCAGTGGTGGCCATGAAACACGGTGCCTTCGACTACCTGACCAAACCCGCAGATAATGAAGAACTGAAGGCGGTCATGACCAAGGCCCTTGATTACTCAAGGCTGGTGGATGAAAATGAGAAGCTCAAATCCGCTGCCGGAGCCACTGAAGAAATGATCGGCAACTCACAGGGCATGCTCCATGTAAAGGACCTCATTGAACAGGCCGGACCTTCTGAAGCGACCATCCTTGTGCTTGGTGAATCCGGCACAGGTAAAGAACTTGTAGCCGAAGGTCTGCACCGGGCCAGTCTGCGGGCGGACAAACCGCTGATCAAAGTAAACTGTGCGGCCCTTCCGGGAGATCTGCTTGAAAGTGAACTTTTCGGTTACATGAAAGGGGCTTTTACCGGAGCCAACACCAACAAGCCCGGACGGTTCCAGCTCGCTTCAGGTGGCACCCTTTTTCTTGATGAGATCGGAGAAATGGACCCGGTTCTGCAAGCAAAGATTCTGCGAGCCTTACAGGAGAAAGTAGTAGAGCCTCTGGGCAGTGTATCCCCGGTGGAAACAGACGTGCGCATCATCGCTGCCACCAACCGGGACCTGAAAGAAGAAGTGGCAAAAGGAAATTTCCGCGAAGACCTCTATTACCGACTCAGCGTCCTTGAAATTCGCATACCGCCCCTGCGGGACCGTGTAGGCGATCTACCATCACTGGTGGCCTACCTGCTGGAAAAACTGGGCCGCAAGAACAACAAGAAAGTGCGCTCGGTCAGTCCGTCTTTTCTGGATGTGCTGGACCGTTACGATTGGCCCGGCAACGTCCGCGAGCTGGAAAACGTGCTGGAGAGGGCCATTATCCTCAGCCGCAGTGAAGTGCTCGGCCCGGAACTGCTGCCTCCACAGGTACAGAACCCCGTACCCCGGCAAGCAGATCCCCCTGCCCAGCCGCAACAACAGGCCCCGCAAACTGCTCCCGCCACACCTCCGGGTGCCACCACCCTTGATGATGCAGAGCGTCAGGCCCTGATAACCGCCCTTGAAGCCAACCAGCATCACCGGGAACGGACTGCGGACGCCCTTGGCATCAGCCGCAGAACCTTGCAATACAAATTGAAAAAATACGGGCTTACCCGTCGATAA
- a CDS encoding DUF4405 domain-containing protein, protein MFRKITSLTSFFSFIVLIITSVVLYIVPQGRVAYWADWTLFGLSKEQWGDIHICTGVLFLVISILHIWLNWKPILAYLKKKAGDANFTSPAFYISLAITLFVTFGTLAELPPMKQVLEFSKYFQARGETKYGIPPYGHAELSPLQIFCKRMGLDVDKAAASIRNAGIELESTKEPIKSIANKAGLTPKEVHEIILKDQPGKKSSVKKDTDSAPQGQEQSHSAGTGTGIGRMSLEQYCAKFNLDLNTSLGILREKGVVIDKDTPIKEIAGALGLDSPRAISTLLNP, encoded by the coding sequence ATGTTTAGAAAAATCACATCCCTGACCAGCTTCTTTTCGTTCATAGTCCTGATTATTACCAGCGTAGTCCTATATATTGTACCACAGGGCCGCGTAGCCTATTGGGCGGACTGGACCCTTTTCGGCCTGAGCAAGGAACAATGGGGCGACATCCATATCTGCACCGGAGTTCTTTTCCTTGTTATCTCCATCCTGCACATCTGGCTGAACTGGAAGCCCATCCTCGCCTACCTCAAGAAAAAGGCCGGGGATGCAAATTTCACCTCACCCGCATTTTACATAAGCCTTGCCATCACACTTTTCGTGACCTTCGGTACTTTGGCCGAATTGCCGCCTATGAAGCAGGTATTGGAATTCAGCAAATACTTTCAGGCCAGAGGCGAAACAAAGTACGGCATCCCTCCATACGGGCACGCCGAACTCAGCCCGCTGCAAATTTTCTGCAAACGCATGGGACTTGATGTGGACAAAGCTGCGGCCTCCATCAGAAATGCCGGAATCGAACTTGAATCCACCAAAGAACCCATCAAATCCATTGCCAACAAGGCTGGTCTGACCCCCAAGGAAGTTCATGAAATCATCCTTAAAGATCAGCCCGGCAAAAAAAGTTCCGTAAAAAAAGATACCGACAGTGCTCCACAAGGACAGGAACAGTCCCACTCTGCGGGAACCGGAACCGGAATCGGGCGCATGAGCCTTGAACAATATTGTGCGAAATTTAATCTGGACCTGAACACTTCTTTGGGGATTCTGCGCGAAAAGGGTGTAGTTATTGACAAAGACACCCCCATCAAGGAAATTGCGGGGGCACTTGGCCTTGACTCTCCGCGTGCCATAAGCACCCTGCTCAATCCGTAA
- a CDS encoding Spy/CpxP family protein refolding chaperone, whose amino-acid sequence MKKKIVIPVVAIMVMAMAGTAMARGGNHRNDHNGYHNGPRQIFEQLTPEKQLEVKAIFQKHQDEFQTIKTQMWAKRTELNALVDSGKADQKTISKLVKEMVELRTKGYDLRKQVNEELEAATGIDMPMRGFGGGRGFDDDGTRKGRRHNNDNRGHWNS is encoded by the coding sequence ATGAAAAAGAAAATCGTGATTCCCGTAGTAGCAATTATGGTAATGGCCATGGCCGGAACAGCAATGGCCCGCGGGGGCAACCACAGAAACGACCACAATGGATACCATAACGGTCCCCGCCAGATCTTCGAACAGCTTACCCCTGAAAAACAGCTGGAAGTAAAAGCCATCTTCCAGAAGCATCAAGACGAATTCCAGACCATCAAAACCCAGATGTGGGCTAAGCGCACCGAATTGAACGCACTGGTCGATTCCGGCAAGGCCGACCAGAAAACTATCAGCAAGCTGGTCAAAGAAATGGTAGAACTCAGGACCAAGGGCTATGACCTCCGCAAACAGGTCAATGAAGAACTCGAAGCAGCCACCGGCATTGATATGCCCATGCGCGGTTTCGGAGGCGGTCGCGGCTTTGATGACGACGGTACCCGCAAAGGACGCAGACATAACAATGACAATAGAGGGCACTGGAACTCTTAA
- a CDS encoding glycine betaine/L-proline ABC transporter ATP-binding protein, whose translation MEKIRVENLYKIFGNNPKKIIPMLEKGSTKDEIMEKTKHGVGVNNASFGVEEGEIVVVMGLSGSGKSTLVRCINRLIDPTGGKIFIDGEDITTLSKNKLRKIRLEKLGMVFQNFALFPHRTVLKNTEYGLEIADTDAETRKQKAMDALELVGLSGWEDSYPDQLSGGMRQRVGLARALALDPDILLMDEAFSALDPLIRRDMQDELINLQERMHKTIVFISHDLDEALKLGDRIVLMKDGEIVQVGTPEEILTEPATEYVRRFVEDVDITKVLTAESVMKKIDAVAYIKTDGPRASLRKMRKNNISNLFVLDEKHKLIGMLNAGDCAKLVEAGGKDIKTIMHTDLQAVDLDCPAQELFNIMQDRTLPLPVISSENKLKGVIVRGTLIGALAERGGN comes from the coding sequence ATGGAAAAAATCAGAGTCGAAAACCTCTATAAAATCTTCGGTAACAACCCTAAGAAAATCATTCCGATGCTTGAAAAGGGATCTACCAAAGATGAAATCATGGAAAAAACCAAACACGGTGTAGGCGTTAACAACGCTTCATTCGGTGTTGAAGAAGGTGAAATAGTTGTGGTCATGGGTCTTTCCGGCAGCGGAAAATCCACCCTTGTCCGCTGCATCAACAGGCTAATTGATCCCACCGGCGGAAAAATATTTATTGACGGGGAGGACATCACCACCCTGAGCAAAAATAAACTGCGCAAAATCCGGCTTGAAAAGCTGGGGATGGTTTTCCAGAACTTCGCACTTTTCCCGCACCGCACTGTTCTGAAAAACACCGAATACGGACTGGAAATAGCAGACACGGATGCTGAAACACGCAAACAAAAGGCCATGGACGCCTTGGAGCTGGTGGGCCTCAGCGGATGGGAAGATTCATACCCGGACCAACTTTCCGGCGGTATGCGCCAAAGGGTAGGACTGGCCCGCGCACTTGCCCTCGACCCGGACATCCTGCTCATGGACGAAGCCTTCAGTGCACTGGACCCGCTTATCCGCCGCGACATGCAGGATGAACTCATCAACCTGCAAGAACGCATGCACAAAACCATTGTCTTCATCAGCCATGACCTTGACGAAGCCCTCAAGCTCGGTGACCGCATTGTGCTCATGAAAGACGGTGAAATTGTTCAGGTAGGCACACCCGAGGAAATCCTCACCGAACCTGCCACTGAATACGTTCGCCGCTTTGTGGAAGACGTTGATATCACCAAGGTCCTCACTGCTGAATCGGTTATGAAAAAGATCGATGCTGTGGCCTACATAAAAACCGACGGCCCCAGAGCCTCCCTGCGCAAAATGCGTAAAAACAACATCTCCAACCTCTTTGTCCTCGACGAAAAGCACAAGCTCATCGGCATGCTCAATGCCGGGGACTGCGCCAAACTCGTGGAAGCCGGAGGTAAGGACATCAAGACCATAATGCATACCGACCTGCAGGCGGTTGATCTGGATTGCCCGGCACAGGAACTGTTCAACATCATGCAGGACCGGACACTCCCCCTGCCGGTCATCAGTTCAGAGAATAAACTTAAAGGGGTCATTGTCCGTGGTACCCTTATCGGTGCCCTTGCAGAAAGAGGAGGCAACTAG
- a CDS encoding Spy/CpxP family protein refolding chaperone yields the protein MKRKTLIPLIVVLVLAVASVAMARNGYRNTGYHNGNWAAYEQLTPEKQQQVQDIIKKYESTFQTLKSDQWAKHTELNALVESGKADKDTIHALVKELTEVRNKLYAEHNKMAEEIEKETGLTFPPMGQGFGKGGRGCGNSRQGNCPAGGCPGQGS from the coding sequence ATGAAGAGAAAAACTCTGATTCCGCTGATCGTCGTGCTGGTTCTGGCAGTAGCTTCTGTCGCCATGGCACGCAACGGTTACCGGAATACCGGCTACCACAATGGTAACTGGGCTGCATATGAGCAACTGACACCTGAAAAACAACAGCAGGTGCAGGACATCATCAAAAAATATGAATCCACATTCCAGACCCTGAAAAGCGATCAGTGGGCAAAACACACTGAACTCAACGCTCTGGTAGAGTCCGGCAAAGCAGACAAGGATACCATCCATGCTCTGGTAAAGGAACTCACCGAAGTACGGAATAAGCTTTACGCAGAACACAACAAAATGGCTGAAGAAATAGAAAAAGAAACCGGCCTGACCTTCCCGCCCATGGGGCAGGGATTCGGTAAGGGCGGCAGAGGCTGCGGTAACTCTCGGCAGGGCAACTGCCCCGCCGGCGGATGTCCGGGCCAAGGTTCCTAA
- a CDS encoding NifU family protein encodes MHDKVEAALDKVRPFLQADGGNVELVEVTDKGIAKVRLQGACKGCPMSQITLRNAIERTLLKELPELKGVEPAE; translated from the coding sequence ATGCACGATAAAGTCGAAGCCGCTCTTGATAAGGTCAGACCTTTTCTTCAGGCTGACGGCGGTAACGTAGAACTCGTAGAGGTAACTGACAAAGGCATTGCCAAAGTACGTTTGCAGGGAGCCTGCAAGGGTTGCCCCATGTCCCAGATCACCTTGAGGAACGCCATTGAGCGTACTCTGCTCAAGGAACTTCCAGAACTCAAAGGCGTAGAGCCTGCTGAATAA
- a CDS encoding ABC transporter ATP-binding protein, giving the protein MLKTESITHSYGEGPTAVTVLDDVSITIPENGFTSIVGRSGSGKSTLLSVISSLLRPEQGTVYFKDREITSLSGSEIDRLRKDEFSIIFQSHHLLPYLTAHENVLLPFLDSLRPANEQLLEHGRTCLERVGLKGKENRLPGQLSGGEQQRVAIARALVKSPSILFADEPCGSLDKATGNEIMGILQDLNDEGLTIAMVTHERVHASMAKDTILLEDGRTL; this is encoded by the coding sequence ATGCTTAAAACAGAATCAATTACCCATAGTTATGGTGAAGGTCCCACAGCTGTAACTGTACTGGACGATGTTTCAATCACTATCCCTGAAAATGGATTCACCTCCATTGTCGGCCGCTCCGGCTCCGGTAAATCAACCCTGCTAAGCGTTATCTCCAGCCTGCTCCGCCCTGAACAGGGAACAGTTTACTTCAAAGACCGTGAAATAACTTCTCTGTCCGGCTCTGAAATCGACAGGCTCAGGAAAGATGAATTCTCCATTATCTTTCAGTCGCACCACCTGCTCCCTTACCTGACCGCCCACGAAAATGTACTCCTGCCCTTTCTGGACAGTCTGCGACCAGCAAACGAACAACTGCTGGAGCACGGACGGACCTGCCTTGAGCGGGTCGGCTTAAAGGGTAAAGAGAACCGCCTTCCGGGACAGCTTTCCGGGGGCGAGCAGCAGCGGGTAGCCATTGCAAGAGCTCTCGTAAAGTCACCCTCAATCCTCTTTGCCGACGAACCGTGCGGCAGTCTGGACAAAGCTACAGGCAATGAAATCATGGGAATCCTTCAGGATCTCAATGATGAGGGATTGACCATTGCCATGGTCACCCACGAGCGGGTCCATGCCAGCATGGCTAAGGATACTATTTTACTGGAAGACGGCAGAACTCTTTAG
- a CDS encoding proline/glycine betaine ABC transporter permease, with product MNVPRIPVGEVIESSIDFLVEHFSFATKAFSAVLEAGLDVVEGAMRACPPWMFIIIVTAITLRLTKSKRTTIFAAAGLLLIWNMGLWKATVSTIALVIVSTLLALMIGIPIGILAAMNKHVDRVVMPVLDVMQTMPAFVYLIPAIPFFGLGKVAAIFSTIIFAMPPSIRLTCLGIKQVPEELVECAEAFGSNRWQRLFKLELPIATPTIMAGVNQTVMLALSMVVIAAMIGAKGLGGEVWKAIQRLQMGKGFEAGIGIVIVAMIMDRVLQNIGSGKK from the coding sequence ATGAATGTCCCACGCATTCCCGTCGGGGAAGTTATTGAATCGTCGATTGATTTTCTGGTGGAACATTTTTCATTCGCCACCAAAGCCTTTTCCGCAGTGCTTGAAGCCGGTCTGGATGTAGTTGAAGGTGCCATGAGAGCCTGCCCTCCGTGGATGTTCATCATCATTGTCACAGCCATCACCCTGCGACTGACCAAAAGTAAAAGGACCACTATTTTTGCTGCCGCCGGTTTGCTGTTGATCTGGAACATGGGACTCTGGAAAGCTACAGTCAGTACCATTGCGCTGGTTATTGTTTCCACCCTGCTGGCACTTATGATCGGAATTCCCATCGGCATTCTGGCAGCCATGAACAAACATGTTGACCGGGTAGTGATGCCTGTACTTGACGTGATGCAGACCATGCCGGCTTTTGTATACCTGATCCCGGCCATCCCGTTTTTCGGGCTGGGCAAGGTTGCCGCGATTTTCTCAACAATCATCTTTGCCATGCCCCCATCCATCAGGCTGACCTGCCTTGGAATCAAGCAGGTGCCTGAAGAATTGGTGGAATGCGCCGAGGCATTCGGCTCCAACCGCTGGCAGAGACTTTTTAAACTCGAACTTCCCATTGCAACTCCGACCATTATGGCCGGGGTCAACCAGACGGTCATGTTGGCCCTCTCCATGGTGGTCATCGCCGCCATGATCGGGGCTAAGGGGCTTGGCGGAGAAGTCTGGAAAGCAATCCAGAGATTGCAGATGGGCAAAGGATTCGAGGCAGGAATCGGAATCGTCATCGTGGCCATGATCATGGACCGCGTACTTCAGAACATTGGATCCGGCAAAAAATAG
- a CDS encoding HDOD domain-containing protein encodes MTEHIPVPEEIMQKASALMEDRFTRTDREQPVMATLFELGLTHVARDLMENPELYKPQPVLPMPKEKFAEVDPISLMRTEIKLPSLPQVFIEMRQTINDPASSASDLAKVISRDTALSAFLLRMVNSAFYNFPAQIDTISRAVAVVGTNQLSTLAMGTSVMDMFKGLPADIIDLELFWRHSFACGIIASQLSKTFKQGIPEKCFVAGLLHDIGRPVLMMALPERAIAATAISRNKKALMFKAERVVTGFDHAELGSMLLRKWNLPFSLVNAVLNHHNPTKAAKSPEALYVYFANIIAKTMGIGGSGDFFIRNVNNERWEKHGLTPEKLRKLDAELGPVLDDAFAILKNMAA; translated from the coding sequence ATGACTGAACACATCCCCGTCCCTGAAGAAATCATGCAGAAGGCCAGTGCATTGATGGAGGACCGTTTTACCCGTACTGACCGGGAGCAACCAGTCATGGCTACGCTTTTCGAACTGGGTCTGACCCATGTTGCCCGTGACCTCATGGAAAACCCGGAACTATACAAACCGCAGCCGGTATTACCAATGCCCAAAGAAAAGTTCGCAGAGGTGGACCCGATCTCGCTCATGCGCACCGAAATCAAGCTGCCCTCCCTGCCTCAGGTTTTCATTGAAATGCGTCAGACCATCAATGATCCGGCAAGCTCTGCTTCCGATCTGGCAAAAGTCATTTCAAGAGACACTGCCCTATCGGCCTTCCTGCTGCGCATGGTCAACAGCGCGTTTTACAATTTCCCAGCACAAATCGATACCATTTCAAGGGCTGTGGCTGTGGTCGGTACCAACCAGCTCTCCACCCTTGCCATGGGGACATCGGTGATGGATATGTTCAAAGGTTTACCGGCTGACATCATCGATCTGGAACTTTTCTGGCGACACAGTTTCGCCTGCGGGATTATAGCCAGCCAACTCTCCAAGACTTTCAAACAGGGCATCCCGGAAAAATGTTTTGTTGCCGGACTGCTGCACGATATCGGACGCCCTGTACTTATGATGGCCCTGCCTGAGCGGGCAATTGCAGCCACTGCCATTTCACGTAACAAAAAAGCCCTCATGTTCAAGGCCGAGCGGGTTGTTACCGGATTTGACCACGCCGAACTGGGCAGCATGCTGCTGCGCAAGTGGAACCTGCCCTTTTCACTGGTCAACGCAGTACTCAACCATCACAATCCCACCAAAGCAGCCAAATCGCCGGAAGCCCTTTACGTTTACTTCGCAAACATCATTGCCAAGACCATGGGAATCGGGGGAAGCGGTGATTTTTTTATCCGCAATGTGAACAATGAAAGATGGGAAAAACACGGCCTGACTCCTGAAAAATTACGTAAACTTGACGCTGAACTGGGTCCTGTTCTGGATGATGCCTTTGCCATTCTGAAAAATATGGCCGCATAA
- a CDS encoding nitrogen regulation protein NR(II), giving the protein MELSSQKSHKLPLALALLALILLGAGSLYLTWHNLRQMHQTVFEHMLLSARSIARGLDIQLVEGARRMRQPGMHNRRMPDELLPDARELFREMVAQGDLLYIALYGPDHKPMLVVEQDGDNNPAYVPPSGLFNMITKMRESSTPVMIKGKAALLYGTVGQPILQRLYGHKRRGFMPPQERETYLLLGLSAEKHLRQFNQYRRAALLQTGYIFLAGLVLWLLAVAYFQRREEGKKLTRLERFQANLLDNMPDGLLTISTQGAILSANGSAHKLLQSPADEVLVGKNWNDFSYESLQNFKRGNVVWEHVLLGGKNLELIFLPYFESRKEQRNMIIIRDRTDIAGLEEDLYEARRLASIGSLAAGVAHEIRNPLSSLRGFAQLFADKFQDEQPYGTYATTMLTEADRLNRVVTDLLYLSKPHELNPESLDLYKLCESMQTLMGFDLEHKGTELQNELNAERVYADPDGIRQVLLNLLVNSLDAVPSENGKISIIAEETEHGVWISVCDNGPGMPEDIRKHALEPFFTDKPKGTGLGLAIVNTIMRGHNGRVTISEPDTSGPLDGTCVKLFFPKPRNEGSE; this is encoded by the coding sequence ATGGAATTAAGCTCACAAAAATCGCATAAGCTGCCTCTAGCTCTGGCACTTCTGGCCCTGATACTCCTCGGGGCCGGAAGTTTATACCTTACATGGCACAACCTGCGCCAGATGCACCAGACGGTATTCGAGCACATGCTGCTCTCCGCACGCTCCATTGCACGCGGACTGGATATTCAACTGGTGGAAGGAGCCAGGCGTATGAGACAGCCGGGAATGCACAACAGACGCATGCCTGATGAGCTGTTGCCTGATGCACGTGAATTATTCAGGGAAATGGTCGCACAGGGAGACCTGCTTTATATCGCGCTCTACGGGCCGGACCACAAACCCATGCTGGTGGTAGAACAGGACGGAGACAACAACCCTGCCTACGTACCGCCCTCCGGTCTATTCAACATGATCACCAAAATGCGTGAATCCAGCACTCCGGTCATGATCAAGGGCAAAGCAGCCCTGCTTTACGGCACTGTGGGCCAGCCCATTCTGCAACGGCTGTACGGTCACAAGAGACGCGGATTCATGCCCCCGCAGGAGCGGGAGACTTATCTGCTGCTGGGACTGAGCGCGGAAAAACATTTGCGCCAATTCAATCAATACCGCCGGGCCGCACTGCTTCAGACCGGATATATTTTTCTGGCCGGACTGGTCCTCTGGCTGCTGGCTGTGGCCTATTTTCAACGACGAGAAGAAGGAAAAAAACTGACCCGGCTGGAACGATTTCAAGCCAACCTGCTCGACAACATGCCCGATGGACTGCTGACAATCTCCACGCAGGGAGCCATCCTTTCGGCTAACGGTTCCGCGCATAAACTTCTGCAAAGTCCGGCAGATGAAGTTCTAGTAGGCAAAAACTGGAACGATTTTTCCTACGAATCTTTGCAGAATTTCAAACGGGGTAACGTTGTCTGGGAACATGTCCTGCTTGGCGGCAAGAACCTTGAGCTGATTTTCTTACCATACTTTGAAAGCAGAAAAGAACAGCGGAACATGATCATTATCCGCGACCGCACCGATATCGCCGGACTGGAAGAAGACCTTTACGAAGCCCGCAGACTGGCCTCCATCGGTTCACTGGCAGCCGGAGTGGCCCATGAAATCCGCAATCCTTTAAGTTCCCTGCGCGGATTCGCCCAGCTCTTTGCGGATAAATTTCAGGATGAACAACCTTACGGTACTTACGCAACCACCATGCTCACCGAAGCGGATCGTTTAAACAGAGTAGTCACCGACCTGCTTTACCTTTCCAAACCCCATGAGCTGAACCCCGAATCCCTTGACCTGTATAAACTCTGCGAATCCATGCAGACCCTCATGGGCTTTGATCTTGAACACAAGGGAACTGAGTTGCAGAACGAACTTAATGCCGAGCGCGTATATGCCGACCCGGACGGAATCCGGCAGGTGTTGCTCAACCTGCTGGTCAACAGCCTTGACGCGGTTCCCTCTGAAAACGGCAAAATATCGATCATTGCCGAAGAAACCGAACACGGGGTCTGGATCAGCGTCTGTGACAATGGTCCGGGCATGCCCGAAGATATACGCAAACACGCCCTTGAACCATTTTTCACCGACAAGCCCAAAGGAACAGGTTTAGGGCTTGCTATTGTCAATACAATCATGCGCGGCCATAATGGACGGGTTACTATTTCCGAACCGGACACCTCCGGACCGCTGGACGGTACCTGCGTAAAGCTATTCTTCCCAAAGCCGCGTAATGAAGGATCTGAATAA